In a single window of the Thermus amyloliquefaciens genome:
- the era gene encoding GTPase Era gives MEEKTYSGFVAIVGKPNVGKSTLLNNLLGVKVAPISPKPQTTRKRLRGILTEGNRQIVFVDTPGLHQPMDALGEFMDQEVYEALADVNAVVWVADLRHPPTPEDELVAKALRPLVGKVPILLVGNKLDAAKYPEEALKAYHDLLPEAEARMLSALDERQVAELKAELLALLPEGPFFYPEGFAKSDQDFGEWVAEIVREEAMKRLWHEVPYAVAVKTEEVAERENGILYIKAVLYVERPSQKAIVIGEGGRKIKEIGQAARKQLEVFLNRKIYLDLEVKVYPDWRKDPEALRELGYRSSLG, from the coding sequence ATGGAAGAGAAAACGTACTCCGGTTTTGTGGCCATCGTGGGCAAGCCCAACGTGGGCAAGTCCACCCTGCTCAACAACCTCCTGGGGGTGAAGGTGGCCCCCATAAGCCCCAAGCCCCAGACCACCAGGAAGCGCCTTAGGGGCATCCTCACCGAGGGGAACCGCCAGATCGTCTTCGTGGACACCCCGGGCCTCCACCAACCCATGGACGCCCTGGGGGAGTTCATGGACCAGGAGGTCTACGAGGCCCTTGCCGACGTGAACGCCGTGGTCTGGGTGGCCGACCTCCGCCACCCCCCCACCCCGGAGGATGAGCTGGTGGCCAAGGCCCTAAGGCCCCTGGTGGGCAAGGTGCCCATCCTCCTGGTGGGCAACAAGCTGGACGCCGCCAAGTACCCCGAGGAGGCCCTGAAGGCTTACCACGACCTTCTCCCCGAGGCCGAGGCCAGGATGCTTTCTGCCCTGGACGAGCGGCAGGTGGCCGAGCTTAAGGCGGAGCTGCTGGCCCTTCTCCCGGAAGGCCCCTTCTTCTACCCCGAGGGCTTCGCCAAGAGCGACCAGGACTTCGGGGAGTGGGTGGCGGAGATCGTCCGGGAGGAGGCCATGAAGCGCCTTTGGCACGAGGTGCCCTACGCGGTGGCCGTGAAGACCGAGGAGGTGGCCGAACGGGAAAACGGCATCCTCTACATCAAAGCCGTCCTCTACGTGGAGCGCCCCTCCCAGAAGGCCATCGTCATCGGGGAGGGGGGGCGGAAGATCAAGGAGATCGGCCAAGCGGCCCGGAAGCAGCTGGAGGTCTTCCTGAACCGCAAGATCTACCTGGACCTCGAGGTCAAGGTCTACCCCGACTGGCGCAAGGACCCCGAGGCCCTGCGGGAGCTGGGCTACCGATCCAGCCTAGGGTGA
- a CDS encoding hydrogen peroxide-inducible genes activator, whose translation MTLEQMRYLVALVEERSFTRAAERVYLTQPALSVQIRKLEEELGVKLFDRRQGKPTEVGERVAAQARRVLEEVARVRAVARGEEGILEGPFRMGVIPTLAPYLLPRLLPRLLERYPGLEVSVQEELTPAILQGLAEGRLDAGLVGTEERAPGVQSLPLFSEKFLAYISPGHPLYAKESLHPLEIPLEDTWILSEGHCFRDQVLSVCRPSLERRRVEFQSGDLETLILLVEEVGGLTLLPEVALWTLPREKRVHLRPLSSPGAGRTVYLLVREGSLKAPVALALGEEAKRVFQELRLKG comes from the coding sequence ATGACCTTGGAGCAGATGCGCTACCTGGTGGCCCTGGTGGAGGAGAGGAGCTTTACCCGGGCGGCGGAGCGGGTCTACCTCACCCAGCCTGCCCTCAGCGTGCAGATCCGCAAGCTGGAGGAGGAGCTTGGGGTCAAGCTCTTTGACCGCAGGCAGGGGAAGCCCACGGAGGTCGGGGAAAGGGTGGCGGCCCAGGCCCGCCGGGTGCTGGAGGAGGTGGCCAGGGTCAGGGCCGTCGCCCGAGGAGAGGAAGGGATCTTGGAAGGCCCCTTCCGCATGGGGGTCATCCCTACCCTGGCCCCGTACCTTCTGCCAAGGCTTTTGCCCCGGCTGCTGGAGAGGTATCCGGGCCTCGAGGTCTCGGTGCAGGAGGAGCTCACCCCGGCTATCCTTCAGGGGCTGGCGGAGGGCCGGTTGGATGCGGGGTTGGTGGGTACGGAGGAGCGGGCACCGGGGGTGCAGAGCCTTCCCCTTTTTTCCGAGAAGTTTCTCGCCTACATCTCCCCGGGCCACCCCCTTTACGCCAAGGAGAGCCTCCACCCCCTGGAGATCCCCCTCGAGGACACCTGGATCCTTTCGGAGGGCCACTGTTTCCGGGACCAGGTCCTTTCCGTCTGCCGCCCCAGCCTGGAAAGGCGCAGGGTGGAGTTCCAGAGCGGGGATCTGGAAACCCTGATCCTCCTGGTGGAGGAGGTGGGGGGGTTGACCCTTTTGCCCGAGGTGGCCCTGTGGACCCTCCCCAGGGAAAAGCGCGTGCACCTAAGGCCCCTAAGCTCGCCGGGGGCGGGGCGGACCGTTTACCTTCTGGTGCGTGAGGGTAGCCTCAAGGCACCCGTGGCCCTGGCCCTTGGGGAGGAGGCCAAGAGGGTTTTCCAAGAGTTGCGGTTAAAGGGCTGA
- a CDS encoding manganese catalase family protein, whose product MFLRIDRLQIELPMPKEQDPNAAAAVQALLGGRFGEMSTLMNYMYQSFNFRGKKALKPYYDLIANIATEELGHIELVAATINSLLAKNPGKDLEEGVDPVTAPLGFAKDARNAAHFIAGGANSLVMGAMGEHWHGEYVFTSGNLILDLLHNFFLEVAARTHKLRVYEMTDNPVAREMIGYLLVRGGVHAAAYGKALESLTGVEMTKMLPIPRIENSKIPEAKKFMDLGFHKNLYRFSPSDYQDLGLIWRGASPEDGSEVVVVDGPPTGGPVFDAGHDAAEFAPEFHPGELYEIAKKLYDKAK is encoded by the coding sequence ATGTTCCTGAGAATAGACCGCCTGCAGATCGAGCTCCCCATGCCCAAGGAACAAGACCCCAACGCCGCCGCCGCGGTACAGGCCCTGCTGGGAGGGCGCTTTGGGGAGATGTCCACCCTGATGAACTACATGTACCAGTCCTTCAACTTCCGGGGGAAGAAGGCCCTTAAGCCCTACTACGACCTCATCGCCAACATCGCCACCGAGGAGCTCGGGCACATCGAGCTGGTGGCGGCCACCATCAACAGCCTCCTGGCCAAGAACCCGGGGAAGGACCTCGAGGAGGGCGTGGACCCCGTAACCGCCCCCCTGGGCTTCGCCAAGGACGCCCGCAACGCCGCCCACTTCATCGCCGGCGGGGCCAACAGCCTGGTGATGGGCGCCATGGGGGAGCACTGGCACGGGGAGTACGTGTTCACCAGCGGCAACCTCATTCTGGACTTGCTCCACAACTTCTTCTTGGAGGTGGCGGCCCGCACCCACAAGCTAAGGGTCTACGAGATGACGGACAACCCCGTGGCCCGGGAGATGATCGGCTACCTCCTGGTGCGGGGTGGGGTGCACGCCGCCGCCTACGGCAAGGCCCTGGAAAGCCTCACCGGGGTGGAGATGACCAAGATGCTCCCCATCCCCCGCATCGAGAACAGCAAGATCCCCGAGGCCAAGAAGTTCATGGACCTGGGCTTCCACAAAAACCTCTACCGCTTCAGCCCCTCCGACTACCAGGACCTGGGCCTCATCTGGCGGGGTGCCTCCCCCGAGGACGGGAGCGAGGTGGTGGTGGTGGACGGGCCCCCCACGGGCGGCCCGGTCTTTGACGCCGGGCACGACGCCGCGGAGTTTGCCCCCGAGTTCCACCCGGGTGAGCTTTACGAGATCGCCAAGAAGCTTTACGACAAAGCCAAGTAG
- the dprA gene encoding DNA-processing protein DprA, whose translation MDPLALAFLPGIGPKRLLELLAQGDVLEALRERFPQVAPGLPQAEERARAERKRAAALGIRILGLWEEGFPEGLRRLPHPPTHLYLKGELPQEERAVALVGTRRASSWALAFTRRLARELAEAGVWVVSGLARGIDREAHLGALEGGGRTLGVLGSALDRVYPPEHRALAERMDLLSEFPFGTEPKPEFFPRRNRLIAGLVRGVLVVEAPLESGALITARYALELGKEVLAVPGRPTDAASLGANRLIQDGAYPVLSAEDVLSYLGLSGRPKKAVELSQEEERLFALLRQGEALPEELAQALGLPPERVLSLLTLLELKGLAQALPGGRYGAI comes from the coding sequence GTGGACCCTTTGGCCCTGGCCTTCCTGCCCGGCATCGGTCCGAAGCGGCTATTGGAGCTCTTGGCGCAAGGGGATGTCCTGGAGGCCTTGCGGGAGCGCTTTCCCCAGGTGGCCCCTGGGCTTCCCCAGGCGGAAGAGCGCGCCCGGGCGGAAAGGAAGCGGGCGGCGGCTTTGGGGATAAGGATCTTGGGCCTTTGGGAGGAGGGTTTTCCCGAGGGGCTTAGGCGGCTTCCCCACCCCCCCACCCACCTCTACCTGAAGGGGGAGCTGCCGCAGGAGGAGAGGGCGGTGGCCCTGGTGGGCACCCGGCGGGCCTCTTCCTGGGCCCTGGCCTTCACCCGCAGGCTGGCCCGGGAGCTGGCGGAGGCGGGGGTTTGGGTGGTTTCCGGCCTGGCCCGGGGCATTGACCGGGAGGCCCACCTGGGGGCCCTCGAGGGGGGCGGCCGTACCCTGGGGGTCTTGGGGAGCGCCCTGGACCGGGTGTACCCGCCGGAGCACCGGGCTTTGGCGGAGCGCATGGACCTCCTCTCGGAGTTTCCCTTTGGCACCGAGCCTAAGCCCGAGTTCTTTCCCCGGAGGAACCGCCTCATCGCCGGTCTGGTGCGGGGGGTCCTGGTGGTGGAGGCCCCCCTGGAGTCGGGGGCCCTCATCACCGCCCGGTATGCCCTGGAGCTGGGCAAGGAGGTCTTGGCGGTGCCGGGCCGCCCCACGGACGCGGCCTCCTTGGGGGCGAACCGCCTCATCCAGGACGGGGCCTATCCGGTCCTCTCCGCGGAGGACGTGCTCTCCTACCTGGGGCTTTCCGGGAGGCCCAAGAAGGCGGTGGAACTCTCCCAGGAGGAGGAGAGGCTTTTTGCCCTCCTAAGGCAGGGGGAGGCCCTTCCCGAGGAGCTGGCCCAGGCCCTAGGGCTTCCCCCGGAGCGGGTGCTTTCCCTCCTCACCCTGCTGGAGCTCAAGGGTTTGGCCCAGGCCCTGCCCGGGGGGAGGTACGGGGCCATCTGA
- a CDS encoding acyltransferase, which yields MPWLLPRGIAPLHEKALDRFIGALVERLSDPSVDRNALVREELARLLYGRPYAELLELSPLAAMGLDPEGITFEAEYYAATDQEKFQKVKPLLWFWKVLDLTPIGQSVHSGVAIRRALAPFIFKRVGKNPKFFQNVEFSVGYNLELGDDVVVHRYVLLDDIGGIKIGDRTSLSDYVNVYSHTHHVLASPDVTLKETIIGSGVRITYHATVLAGVRIGDDAMVGTGAIVTKDVPPHAIALGIPARPVRFKVRHDCPYCRKGEPHPSDLIPKAQDRKGNPDYPDFLPPGFGTREA from the coding sequence ATGCCCTGGCTCCTTCCACGAGGCATCGCCCCCCTACACGAAAAGGCCCTGGACCGTTTCATTGGGGCTCTGGTGGAAAGGCTTTCCGACCCCAGCGTGGACCGGAACGCCCTGGTGCGGGAGGAGCTTGCCCGCCTCCTCTATGGCCGACCCTATGCGGAACTCCTGGAGCTAAGCCCCCTGGCCGCCATGGGGCTAGACCCCGAGGGCATCACCTTTGAAGCCGAGTACTACGCCGCCACCGACCAGGAGAAGTTCCAAAAGGTGAAGCCCCTCCTCTGGTTTTGGAAGGTTTTGGACCTGACCCCCATCGGCCAGTCCGTGCACTCTGGGGTGGCCATCCGCCGGGCCCTGGCCCCCTTCATCTTCAAACGGGTGGGCAAAAACCCCAAGTTCTTCCAGAACGTGGAGTTTTCCGTGGGCTACAACCTGGAACTGGGCGATGACGTGGTGGTCCACCGCTACGTCCTCCTGGACGACATCGGCGGCATCAAGATCGGGGACCGCACCTCCCTTTCCGACTACGTGAACGTCTACAGCCACACCCACCACGTCCTGGCCTCCCCCGACGTGACCCTTAAGGAAACCATCATCGGCAGCGGGGTGCGCATCACCTACCACGCCACCGTGCTGGCAGGGGTGCGCATCGGCGACGACGCCATGGTGGGTACGGGGGCCATCGTCACCAAGGACGTCCCGCCCCACGCCATCGCCCTGGGCATCCCCGCCCGGCCGGTGCGCTTCAAGGTGCGCCACGACTGCCCCTACTGCCGCAAGGGGGAGCCCCATCCCTCGGACCTTATCCCCAAGGCCCAAGACCGCAAGGGCAACCCCGACTACCCCGACTTCCTCCCCCCTGGCTTCGGCACCCGGGAGGCCTAG